The genome window CGGTGCGGGTGGCGAAAGTGCTATGGACGCAGCCAACCTTTTAAAACCAGCTTTGGCGCGTGGTGAGCTGCATGCCATCGGTGCCACTACGCTTAAAGAATACCAGAAGTATATCGAAAAGGATAAAGCGCTGGAGCGTCGGTTCCAGGCAGTTATGGTAGACGAGCCAAGCGTACAAGATGCCATATCTATACTTCGTGGTATAAAAGATAAGTATGAAGTGCACCACGGGGTACGGATTAAAGACGATGCCATCATTGCCGCTGTAGAGCTTTCTCATCGCTACATTACCGACCGTTTTTTACCAGACAAGGCTATTGACCTGATGGACGAAGCGGCCGCGAAACTGCGAATTGAGATTGACTCTCTTCCGGTAGAGTTAGATGAGATTCAGCGCCGCATCATGCAGCTGGAGATTGAGCGCGAAGCTATCCGTAGAGAGAATGATAAGGACAAGGAAACCATACTCTCTAAAGAGATTGCTGAGCTATCTACGAAGCGCGATGATTTGAAAGCCAAGTGGCAGAACGAAAAACAGATCATCGAGGGTATTCAGAAAGAGAAAGAGAACATAGAAAACTATAAACTTGAAGCTGAGCAAGCCGAACGAAGCGGCGACTATGGCCGTGTAGCTGAATTGCGTTATGGCAAGATTCAGGAAGCGGAAGCGAAGCTGAAAGAATTGCAGGAGCAGGTTCACCAGATGCAGGGCGAAAACCCGATGCTGAAAGAGGAAGTGAATTCTGAAGACATTGCCGAAGTAGTAGCTAAATGGACGGGTGTTCCGGTAAGCAAAATGCTGCAGAGCGACCGCGAAAAACTGCTGCACTTAGAGCAGGAACTGGGAAGACGTGTAGCTGGTCAGGAAGAAGCCATAGAAGCTATCTCGGATGCCGTGCGCCGAAGCCGTGCCGGTATGCAGGACCCGAAACGTCCTATCGGTTCGTTCATCTTCCTGGGTACAACGGGTGTGGGTAAAACAGAGCTTGCTAAAGCGCTGGCCGACTACCTGTTCAACGACGAGAACGCGATGGTGCGGATTGATATGAGTGAATACCAGGAGCGCCACGCGGTGAGCCGAATGATAGGTGCACCTCCGGGATACGTTGGCTACGATGAAGGTGGCCAGTTAACGGAAGCTGTCCGCAGAAAGCCATACTCTGTAGTGCTGCTCGACGAGATTGAGAAAGCTCACCCTGACGTGTTCAACATCCTGTTGCAGGTGCTCGACGATGGCCGCTTAACAGACAGCAAAGGCCGCGTGGTGAACTTTAAGAACACGATCATCATCATGACTTCAAACATTGGTTCGCACATCATCCAGAGTAATTTTGAGACGATGGATGAATATAACCACGACGAGGTAATTGAGCGCACCAAAGATGAAGTATTCGAGTTGCTGAAGAAATCGGTAAGGCCGGAATTCCTGAACCGAATTGATGAGCTGGTAATGTTCAGACCATTGAGTCGTAAGGATATCCGCAAGATTGTACAGATTCAGTTTGCTCATATCCAGGATCGTCTGGACGAAGCTGGCATCCGGTTAATAGCTACCGATGAGGTGCTGGATTACCTGGGTGAACAGGGTTACGATCCGCAGTTTGGTGCCCGACCACTGAAGCGTGTACTACAGCGCCAGGTGCTGAACGAGCTGTCGAAGGAGATCTTGGCCGGCACTATCAGCAAAGATTCTGTAGTAGAAGCAGTGCTGGAAGATGGCAGGATCCGGTTCAACAACATTGATGTAGAGATACCGACCGAGAGATAATTTTTTAAGTAAACATTAGTTTAAAGTATAGCTGAGATAAAAAGCGCCATTCTGCATGGAATGGCGCTTTTTTATTTATAAAATACACTTCTCTTATATAATCGCTGCCAGTTATTTCACGTATTAAGCATATACTTTTCTGCCCATCAATTCTGCAATCTCATAAACCCTGGATTTAGATATTCACGTTTTATTTTTAGGGCTATATCTCATGAAAATTTTCCTGATTCTGCTTTTGCTGCTAAGTGTAACACTTGGTACAAGCGCACAAAGTATACCGGCTTCTACAGTCGATTCCTACAACTGGATCTATCTCAAAAACGGTAGCCGTCCTCTGAAGGGAGTAACCGTGCAAGCTTCAGACTCTTCTCTTCATTTCGTCAACGAATCCTTTTTAGTAAGAAATACTGTTCCGGCTTCTATCAAACCATTAATTATACCTGTTACCCATATAGATAAAATAAAGTACCGGAGGCGAAATAATATTATAAGGGTGGGTTTGATCGGTGCATTAGGCGGCGCTGCATTAGGTGCTCTGATAGGGTACGCTAGTGGAGATGACACATGTGAATCCGGCTCGTGGTGTATGGTCCTGTTTTCTGCGGAAGATAAAGCGATGGTAGGTTCTATACTTGGCATACTTCCAGGTATGGGCATTGGTATGGCTATTGGCAGCTACCGAAAAACCATTTACATAAATGGCGCCCAAAGTACATATAGTTTAACCAGAGATGAATTGAAAAAGTATACTTTAACCAAACAGTAAGACCTATACTTTATACAAGGCTATAACATTTTTAGAAGTAATGGTAGGTCTGGCCACTCACTCCTGCAAACTGCTAAAAATCAACTCAAGCCCACACCTGCCGTATAATTAGCTGAATTTTAACATATAACTAAAAAGCTATGAAAAAAACATTCTTACTATTTGCTGCGGGCGCTTTATTGATTGGTTCAGCGTGTACAAGTACCGACACAACAACAACTGATACGACTACAGACACTACAACTACAACCGGCGAGACCACTGCAGACGATCCAACAACTACAACACCACCTACAGATACCACTACTACTACTGGAACTGGAGCCGGTGGTGTAACTACTACAGGTGGTGCTGCTACTACTATGACCAATATGGATGATGCTACGTTCCTGTCTACAGCTGCAAGCAGCAACATGATGGAGTTACAGGCAAGTAAAGCGGCACTGCAAAAAGCAAAAGATCCGAAAGTGAAAGAGTTTGCTCAAATGATGATAGACCATCATACAAAGGCAAGCCAGGACCTGAAGACGACAGCATCGCAAATGGGTTTAACTATAACTGGGGTTGTGATGCCAATGCACCAGAAAATGATTGATGAGCTGACAAACTATACCGGTACAGGCTACGACGAAAAGTACATGGACCTGATGGAGACGGCTCATAAAAATGATATCGCCATGTTTGAAGCCAAAAGCCAGAATGCGACAAACCAGGCTGTAAAAGATTTTGCAAACAGAATGACACCGACATTACGTTCTCACTACGAAATGGCTACAAACATTGAAGATACAGTAGACTAAGTCTTTTATACTTTAAAAACAACAACGCCGGCAGAAGCAGTTTTGTCGGCGTTGTTGTTTTTAAAGATCACTTTACCTGCAGCCCACGCTGTAATATATATAGCGGGTTGCATCAATTAAAATATGGAGCGGACCTGAAGTTATGCTAAAGCTCAAAATCCTTCCTGCACCCACCTCATAGCATCGGCCCGTTGCGATATGGTAAAATAACGCACCCCTCTTTTCTTTACCGGGCTTATCAGGTTGGCTGCTAATTCCTGCCACCACCGCTCCCCTACCATTGCCACACGTCCGTATTCGCGCCCATGCACAAGGTCAAACAACAGGTTTTCGAGAGCAGCTCCGGGCTTTACCCAATTCAGGTCGGACATTTCATAGTATAACCTCGCAGATCCGTACTGCTTCATTCTCTCCCGTATCAGCTCGCGGTACAGGTCAAAGTCTTCATTTGTCAGCTGTCCGCTTACCCGCACTGCAAGCATGTCGTCATGTGTTTCAGGTAAAACCGTTAACATAGCAGGTATAGTTATATTCTTTCTTTTATACGGTAAGTATCTAAAAACTCCTTCCACACTACGCATAAGCAGCACTTGCATATCAATGTATAAACATGTAAATTTCCGCTTAGCTTACACTATACCTATACTTTATCACTTTGTCATCTGTATTTTACACATACCTGCAGCTGGGCTTTCATCATATATTTAACCTAAAAGCCTACGACCACATGTTGTTCCTGTTTGCCTTATGCGCCATTTATACTTTAAGCGACTGGCGAAAAGTACTGGCACTGGTTACCAGTTTTACTATCGGGCATTCCATTACACTGGCTTTATCTACATTTAACATTATTAAGTTTGATACCGGGCTTATCGAGTTCCTGATTCCTGTTACAATATTCTTTACCTGTGTTACCAATTTCTTTAAACTGAAAGGCGCAGCCAGCAAGCAGCATACTGTATTTTCGATGCACAACCTGATGGCCATTTTCTTCGGACTGGTGCATGGCATGGGTTTCTCGAATTACCTGAAGTCTTTGCTTGGCAAAAACAGCGATTCGTGGCTGCAACTGCTGGCCTTTAACGTGGGCATAGAGCTGGGCCAGTTGCTGATCGTGTTTATACTTCTGATAGTGGCTGCTCTGATGCTGAACTTGTTTAATGCCAAGCGCCGCGACTGGATCATGGTGCTTTCGAGCGCAGCAGCCGGTATTTCCTTAATTTTGATGATGGAAACCAATATCTTTTAGAACACAATAAACTATACCTTACAACCAACTAAACTAATAACCTTAACTCACCTACATTTCTGATGAAAAACCTACTTACAGGTTTAGTCTTTTTCGGATTGGCCGCCGCCCCTTTTGCGGGCATGGCACAAAGCAACACCGATCAGTCTAAATTTAAGCAGTTGCAACAGGAGCTGCCTACACCAAACACGTACCGCTCTGCATCAGGTGCACCTGGCCACCAGTACTGGCAGCAGCGCGCCGACTATAATATTAAAGTTGAGCTAAACGACGAGAACCAGTCTATTACAGGTTCTGAAACAATAACCTATACCAACAACTCGCCGGACGTATTAACTTACCTGTGGCTGCAACTGGACCAGAACATCTTCGAGCCTAACTCGATGGCAAACTCAACCCGCACAGGCAACCTTAATGAGAAGATGTCTTTGCAGGCTGTGGAGTATATGACGCGTGAGGAATTTGACGGTGGCTTTAAAATTAAGGCTGTAAAAGACCGTAATGGCAAAGCGCTGAAGTATACGGTTAATAACACAATGATGCGCGTTGATCTTCCTACAGATCTGAAGCCTAAGCAAAGCTTTACATTCAGCATCGATTGGAACCACAACATCAACGATCAGAAGGCATTAGGTGGTCGCTCCGGTTATGAATACTTCCCTGCCGATGGCAATTACCTGTACGAAATGGCGCAGTGGTTCCCAAGAATGGCTGTGTACGATGATGTGAATGGCTGGCAGCACAAGCAGTTTTTAGGATCTGGTGAGTTTGCATTACCTTTCGGTGACTATAAAGTAAGTATAACTGTACCTGCTGACCACATTGTTGGCTCTACCGGTGAATTACAGAATGCAAGCCAAGTTCTTACCTCAACACAGCAGAAACGTTGGGCAGATGCTGCCAAAGCCGACAAGCCTGTTGTTATAGTTACCCAGGACGAAGCCGCCAAAGCCGAAAAAAATAAAGCAAAAGGTAAAAAGACGTGGGTTTACGCTGCTAAAAATGTGCGCGACTTTGCATGGGCCAGCTCCCGTAAGTTTATCTGGGATGCGATGAATGTAAAAGTTGGTGGTAAAAATGTACTGGCAATGTCTTACTACCCGAAAGAGGCTAACCCACTTTGGGGACAGTATTCAACGGAGTCGGTAGCACACACGCTAAAAGTATATTCCAAGCACACCATTGATTACCCTTACCCGGTTGCTATTTCAGTACATGGTCCGGTTGGTGGTATGGAGTACCCGATGCTTTCGTTTAACGGTTACCGCCCTGAAGCTGACGGCACGTATTCTGATCGTACCAAGTATGGCCTGATCACGGTTATCATTCACGAAGTAGGACACAACTTCTTCCCGATGATTATTAACTCGGATGAGCGCCAGTGGACGTGGATGGACGAAGGCTTGAATACATTTGTGCAGTACCTGGCAGAGCAGGAATGGGAACGTAATTACCCTTCGAGCCGTGGTGAACCAAGCAAAATCGTTAACTACATGAAGAGCGCTAAAAACACGCAGGTGCCGATCATGACCAATTCTGAATCTGTATTGCAGTTTGGTAACAACGCCTATGGCAAACCGGCAACAGCGCTGAATATACTTCGCGAAACTGTAATGGGCCGTGAATTATTTGACTACGCCTTTAAAGAGTATGCTAATCGCTGGGCCTTTAAACACCCAATGCCAGCAGACTTTTTCAGAACTATGGAAGATGCTTCAGGCGTAGACCTGGACTGGTTCTGGAGAGGCTGGTTCTACACTACCGACCACACCGATATATCAATTGAAGATGTGAAGTGGTTTACAATAGATTCACAGAACCCTGAGTTTGTGAATGCCCAGAAGCGTGCTGAGCAGAACAAAGCTCCTAAAACACTATCTGAGCAGCGCAACCTGAAAGATATTCAGAAGACACGTGTAGAACTGAGACCTGAACTGAATGACTTCTACAACACCTACGATCCGTTGGCTGTAACGGCAGCTGACCAGCAGAAATACCAGTCTTTCCTGAAGGGACTTACGCCTGAGCAGAAAAAAGCCTTGGATTCAGGATTAAACTTCTACGAGGTTGGCTTTAAAAACCTGGGTGGGCTTGTAATGCCGCTGGTAGTAAAAATGACCTTTGAAGATGGTACAGAGGAAGTGGTAAACGTACCTGCCGAAGTATGGCGCTACAATAACGAGGAGATTACCAAAGTTTTCGTAACTGAGAAACCTGTTGTTAATTTTGAACTGGACCCATACCTGCAAACGGCTGACACGGAATTATCTAACAACTACTTCCCTCGTCGTCTGGCACCTAGCCGCTTCGAGATCTTCCAGCAGCAGGAGCGCAACCAGCCAAACCCAATGCAGCGCCAGAACTCAACACGCAGCAACAACAGCAATAACTCAGGCCGCTAAGCCCCATAGTTTATACTTTAAAAAAAGCCTCCGGATATTCTACGGAGGCTTTTTTATTATTCGGCGCTATACTTATCAAAAAACCGCTGCTTTATCCTATCACCTTTCCGCACATATGGCCGAATGATAAGACGCGTACTGTTTTCATAAGTAAAGAATTTATAAACCCAGTTGCTGAGTACCACCAATTTATTCCGGAAACCGACCAGTGCCATAACGTGCACAAACAGCCAGATTGCCCAGGCCCAGAAACCTCCGAAGTGCATATTGCCTGGTAAGTCTGCCACCGCCCTGTTACGGCCTATAATTGCCAGAGATCCTTTATCTGTATATTCAAACTTCTCTAAAGGCTCTTTGCGTTGAAGTCGCACCAGGTTCTTACCCAATAGTTTACCTTGCTGTATAGCAGGCTGCGCTACACCCGGGTGCCCTTTTGGCCATTTCTCAGTTTTCATAAAAGCAATGTCACCAATAGCAAAAATATCAGGGAAGCCCAGCACCTGGTTGTATTCATTTACTAGTATACGGCCTCGCTCTATTGCCTCTGGCGGTAAACCATCTATCAGGGCACCTGCAACTCCGGCTGCCCATATAAGCGTGTTTGTCCGTATCTGCTCCCCGCTCTTCAGCACAGCCATATCTCCGTCGTAAGACTCAACCACAGTACCAAGCTTTATCATTACGCCAAGCTCTGTCAGGTACTTGTATGTTTTTTGGCTTGCTTCCGGCGACATCGGTGGCAGCACTCTGTCCATCCCCTCCACCAGGTAAATATTCATTTTACTGATATCCATACCCGGGTAATCAGAAGGTAGTACATGTTTCTTCATTTCGGCCAGCGCACCCGCCAGTTCCACTCCTGTTGGTCCACCCCCTACTATTACAAAGTTCATTAAGCTCTGGCGTAACTCAGGGTCACTGGTCATGTTGGCCTGTTCGAAGCATTGCAGCATCTGGCTGCGCAGGTTCAGGGCATCAGGTATTTTTTTGAGAGGGAAAGAGAACTTCTTGATCTGCTCGTTACCAAAATAGTTGGTTTTTGTGCCTGTAGCAATTACCAGGTAATCATAGTGCAGGTCACCAATAAGCGTCGAAACCGTTTTAGTAACCGGGTTTACATTTGTTACACGCACCAACCGGAAAAAAAAGTCTTCGTAATTATCGCTGCCGAAAAGCTTGCGAAGTGGCTCTGCAATCGCATCCGGCTCCAGACCAGCGGTAGCTACCTGGTACAGCAGCGGCCAGAAGCCATGGTAATTCTGCTTATCAAACATTACTACCTGGAAGTTTTTGCCACGTAGTTTTTTTGCGAGATTTATACCACCGAAACCGCCACCAATTATTACAACGCGTGGTTTCTGGGTGTCGGGTATATTAAGTGAGAGGTTCGTTACTGGAAGCATAGTTTCATTTATTTAGCATTAGCAACAAATGGTAATCACGATAGATAACCGGGTGTTGCACAAGTAGCATATACATATAGCTACATTGCCAAATAACGAAACGGACAGTGGTAAGTTACTTTTAGCTAAAATTGAACACAAAAAGCAACTATAACAGAAACAGCAAATTAGCTAAAGTAACAAGCAAAGAGCTAGAGGCACAACTTTTTAATAAAAAGGAAAGCTTTTACTTCTTTTTAAATTCTCCATTCTTAAGCATATCCAGCAGCTTAAGCACAGCAAACGGACTTATAGTTGGAAACTGATAACGGTTTTGCGTTTGTATCTGCTGATGTTGATTAACTACTTTAGAGTTAGCGTTTCCATCCATAGGTACAACAGTAAAGAGCTCTTTTAAACGTTCAGGGTCCAGGTTACGATTTGCAGCCGAACGACCTTCGTCTGGTAATTTCAAGGCTAAAACAGCTTGTTTAAAATCGCGTTCTGTAGCCCATGGTATAACTTTTACCTCTGCCAGTTCAATTGCTTCTTCCTGCATCTGCATTATTATTGAATAACTGTCAGATGGGTAATTTTTAGGTATAACCAATGTTTCCTTTTTATAGCCAAGTGCACTGAAAACGACAGTATCACCGGTCAGCACTGGTAGCGAGAAGAAACCGTAACGGTTGGTTTGCACACCACGACCGGTTTTGGGCACAAATACACTTACATTGCTTACCCCATACAGGCTATCGCCGATGGTAACGAAACCAGATAACTGTACTACACGATGCCCACCCTGTGCCTTTGCCTGTTCCGGCATGGCAGCAAAAGCAAACAGTATAAGTATAGTAACAGCAAATACTTTGTACAACTTCACGTGGCTATTTAAAGCTTTCAAAAACGACATCATGTAGTACAATTATAGGGTATATTATTTTATTATAGCAGGTTTTATCTATTTTTGTTTGCGTTGGCATCAGGAATATGCGGTTAAAACACTTTAGTTTATCTTTTGGGGAACAGGTATTCAAGGCGCTGGCCGATGAATCGCGTGTGCGCATCCTGAACCTGATCCTGCGAAACAAGGAAATGTGCATCTCGGACTTGGAACACATACTCGATTTTACACAAACCAAAACATCGCGCCACCTGGCTTATTTACGCAGTGCAGGCCTTGTAGCCCCTCGTAAGCTGGATCAGTGGGTTTACTATTCGCTAAAAGATGAAGCCGCTGACTTTATAAATCAGATATTCGGTTACCTGGAGCGCGACAATGTGTTACAGAAGGATCAAGAAACATACCAGATCCTGTACTCTAACCGCGAACTTGCCGTTAATAAATTACACAGCCGCCGCTGGACAAACTATTAACTTACAACCTAAACTATAAGCTATACTTTATATTGTCCATCTAGCCACAGAACTTAGCTTTCAGGTTTTAATCAGTACAATTTCTGAACAATGGCAACCCCAGCGCGTTTTAATTTAACACTAACAGACATATCACATGAAAACATATACGCACCTGCTTTTCGACCTCGACCATACCCTGTGGGATTTTGAAAAGAACTCCGAAGAAACACTTTATACTTTGTTTGATGAGTATAATCTGGCCAGCTTCAATAAGTTCGACAGTACCTCATTCTATAAGAAGTATAAGTTTGTGAACAACCTGCTTTGGGACCAATACAACAAAGGAAAGATCAATCAGCAGGAACTACGCGAGCAGCGCTTTGTGAAGACGTTAACGGGGCTTGGCCTTGAAGCAAACCAGGTACCGCAGGGTTTATCGGAAGCATACACCGACCTCTGCCCTACCAAAACAGCTGTTTTTCCTTATACCCACGAAGTGCTGGCGTACCTGCAGCCTAAGTATGGCCTGCATATTATTACAAATGGTTTTAAGGAAGTACAAGCTATTAAAATGTCGGCATCCAACCTGCATGGTTATTTTAAGGAGGTTGTTACCTCGGAATGCTGTGGCTATAAAAAACCTGACAAGCGTATGTTTGAGCATGCCTTGGGGCGCATAAATGTAAAACCGGAAGAGTGTCTGATGATTGGCGACAACCTGGAGTGTGATGTGGAAGGCGCTCGCGCTGCAGGTATAGATCAGGTATATTTTAATCCTGAGAAAAGCAAAAACAAGCTATACCCTAAACCAACTTATGAAATTCATTGCCTGAGCCAGTTACAGGAGATTTTATAAAACAAAAAAGCCCGGCTTATGGCCGGGCTTTCACTTTACCTATCGTTTATAGTTAGTCTTTTATATCCTTCTTAGTTTCAAGACTTCTAAGCTCACCTTTCAGCATTTTAATTTTTGCTTTATCGTCTGTACCCAGATCTTTTTCAACTACTTTTCTGCGGGCATCGAGTTTTTTAGAAATTGCCTGTGCCTTGTTCCATTCGGCATCAGTCCAGGTATCGTGGCGTTCGCGCACGCTTTGTAATAGCATGATGTAAGCCTCGCGTAGGTCTGCTGCAGCAATGGAGTTGATATCAGCATAAGGACCTAGAAGCTCCTTCTGAAGAGCAGGAACACCTTGATTACCTTGCTGTTGCTGCTCCATTGGAGCTGTTTCTGTTAAAGTAATGTTAGCAGCTTCGGCGGCAAAAGAAAAACTTAAAGCGCCTGCCAGTAAAATCTTAGCGTATGATTTGTTAGTTCTATTCATAGTCGTAATTATTTAGCCTGTTACAAAGTGTAATAGCAAGTGCCTTATACGTATAAAAGTGCAATTATAGTTTCGGACACACAATTCTTATACTTTAAATATTCACTCAGAAGGCTATATAACACACATTCCTAATAGTTTTATTTTAGACTAAAGAAAAACAGTACAATAACAACAGCGACTATTTATTATAGCTAATTTCTAAAAGAGGGATATTTTTTACCTCAGCTATAGTTGCAGTTATAGTTTTATAGTTTCCGTAGTCCAACCACCCCTTTATCCCCTCCTTGTCTAAGGCGGGGAGCTTTCTGCAGCTATAGTTGTAAGTTATAGTTTTATAGTTTCTGTTTTAACACCCCTGTAGTCCCCTCAAGGGGACAGTTTCTTCTATAGGTATTGTTAACATTATAGTTCTATAGTTGCGGAAAAGGGCAGGTAGCGACCTGTCACTACGGAACTATAACCACGAGAAAAGCTAAGAATCTATACTTCTCCTATAACTATAGTTTAGCTATAGAACTGATATCAGTCTTTGGGTTGAGCGCCTCGAGAGGTTCCGGTGCCGCAGGCATTGCGAGGCACGAGCAAAGGAAGCGAAAGCAGCACGATGCCCGAAGTCCTAGATCCCGAAGAATTTCGGGGACGAGGCCCCGCGGCCGTGAGCGCACCAAAGCTTGATATGAAACTGTAGGTGAGTAAAGCTCCCAGGGTAATGGGTACCTATGAAAGTATAACTTGGTCCAAGTAAGTATAGATCCTAACTATAGCACATCAGACGCTCGTAGGAGCTGCGCACGCTACAAGGTCTTCGGCGACTATAGAATAACCCAGATTTCTCGCTACGCTCGAAAAGACACTTTACTACCCTTAATTACAGAAATAGCCTTACCTTTGCACAAAGGTTAAACTAACCTACCAGAAGTATATTTTAAATCCTTAACTATAAACCACATGGCAACCGGATTTTTTAAAGTACCAACTCCGATAAACGAACCTGTAAAGTCTTATGCACCGGGCTCGCCGGAGCGCGAAGAACTGCAGCGTACTTATAAAGAACTGAAGTCGAAAGAGATTGATGTACCAATGTACATTGGCGGCGACAAAGTATATACTGAAACCAAGAAGCCGATGCTTCAGCCGCACGACCACAAGCATATACTTGGCCATTTCAGCGAAGGCGATGCGACACACGTGGAACAGGCGATTAATGCAGCACTTGCAGCGCGTGAAGACTGGGCAAATATGAGCTGGGAGCACCGTGCATCTATCTTCTTAAAAGCTGCTGAGTTATTGGCAGGCCCCTGGAGAGCAAGATTGAATGCGGCTACCATGCTGGGTCAGTCTAAAAATGCGTACCAGGCCGAAATCGACTCTGCCTGCGAACTGATCGATTTCCTGCGCTTTAATGTGCAGTACATGACAGAAATTTACCAGATGCAGCCGGAATCTTCTCCGGGTGTTTGGAACCGCATGGAACACCGTCCGCTGGAAGGGTTTGTGTTTGCCCTAACACCGTTCAACTTTACAGCTATCGCCGGTAACCTGCCATCTTCGGTTGCCATGATGGGTAACGTAGTAGTTTGGAAACCAGCTAACACACAGATCTACGCAGCGCAGATGATCATGGAGTTATTCCGTGAAGCAGGTTTGCCTGATGGCGTTATTAACCTGGTTTATGTAGATGGTCCTACTGCTGGTGATGTCATTTTCAGTCATTCTGATTTTGCAGGTATCCACTTTACAGGTAGCACAGGCGTATTCCAGAACATTTGGAAAACCATTGGCAACAACATCCATAAGTATAAAACTTACCCACGCATAGTTGGCGAAACTGGTGGTAAAGACTTTATACTTGCCCACCGTTCTGCCGATGCTAAAGCACTAGCTACAGGTATAGTTCGCGGTGCATTTGAGTATCAGGGCCAGAAATGTTCTGCAGCGTCGCGTGCGTATGTGCCTAGCAACCTGTGGGACGAAGTGAAAGGCTACATCATCGAAGACCTGAAATCCTTTAAAATGGGTGCTCCGGAAGATTTCTCTAACTTCATTAATGCGGTTATCGACGAGAAGTCTTTTGATAAGATTGCCAAGTATATTGATAATGCCAAAAACAGCAACGAAGTAGAGATCATAGCAGGTGGCGGTTACGACAAATCGAAAGGTTACTTTGTAGAGCCAACTGTGTTGCTGTCGCATAACCCTACTTATATCACCATGTGCGAAGAGATCTTCGGGCCGGTTATCTCAATCTATGTGTATGACGAGAATAACTTTGAAGAGACACTGGAACTGGTTAACTCAACATCACCTTACGCTCTGACTGGTGCAATTTTCAGCCAGGACCGTTATGCGGCAGAATATGCTACTAAGAAATTAGATCAGGCTGCCGGTAACTTCTATATCAACGATAAGCCGACCGGTGCGGTGGTTGGTCAGCAGCCATTTGGTGGTGCGCGTGCTTCGGGTACTAACGATAAGGCCGGCTCTATGCTGAACCTGCTGCGTTGGGTATCGGCCCGTTCTATCAAGGAAACATTTGTACCGCCTGTAGATTACCGTTACCCATTCTTAGGCGAGAATAAGTAACAAACCTATAGTTTAAGGTAAAGGGCCATACTCTCCGGAGCGTGGCCCTTTGTTTTGTTATATCTGTATTTAGATATGTTACACAATGGCCAAAGGTGAGATAAATCATACTTTTTACACCAATTTACAAGCAACTTATACTTTTGATTGTTGGCTATTTATCCCTAATTTTGCTCCCAAATTTCAAGAAAGAATTACAACTTTATGGAAACTACTGTAAATCAGTACTTACCGTCTGACTACCTGCCAATTTTAATACAATTTGCAGCTGCCCTGGGTTTTGTGATTTTCGCATTG of Pontibacter deserti contains these proteins:
- the pruA gene encoding L-glutamate gamma-semialdehyde dehydrogenase, encoding MATGFFKVPTPINEPVKSYAPGSPEREELQRTYKELKSKEIDVPMYIGGDKVYTETKKPMLQPHDHKHILGHFSEGDATHVEQAINAALAAREDWANMSWEHRASIFLKAAELLAGPWRARLNAATMLGQSKNAYQAEIDSACELIDFLRFNVQYMTEIYQMQPESSPGVWNRMEHRPLEGFVFALTPFNFTAIAGNLPSSVAMMGNVVVWKPANTQIYAAQMIMELFREAGLPDGVINLVYVDGPTAGDVIFSHSDFAGIHFTGSTGVFQNIWKTIGNNIHKYKTYPRIVGETGGKDFILAHRSADAKALATGIVRGAFEYQGQKCSAASRAYVPSNLWDEVKGYIIEDLKSFKMGAPEDFSNFINAVIDEKSFDKIAKYIDNAKNSNEVEIIAGGGYDKSKGYFVEPTVLLSHNPTYITMCEEIFGPVISIYVYDENNFEETLELVNSTSPYALTGAIFSQDRYAAEYATKKLDQAAGNFYINDKPTGAVVGQQPFGGARASGTNDKAGSMLNLLRWVSARSIKETFVPPVDYRYPFLGENK